In bacterium, one genomic interval encodes:
- a CDS encoding NAD-dependent deacylase gives MEIGTRLVQDIKNASHICVLTGAGISAESGVATFRGKEGLWSKFKPQELANMDAFMANPDLVWEWYQHRRDILTTVKPNPGHMALARWEELAPKFTLVTQNVDGLHLMAGSRNVLELHGNIRINRCNRCGSESSMEEITFAGKVPMCPCGGMLRPGVVWFGEMLPPGVFEAAAEASQRCDLFLTIGTSAVVYPAASLPEIALSRGIPVIEVNMEETPLSGSVTYHLLGPAGTILPELVEIFERGRRDSSSGSVAQ, from the coding sequence ATGGAAATCGGCACTCGGCTCGTGCAAGACATTAAAAATGCTTCACATATATGTGTCCTAACGGGTGCCGGAATCTCAGCCGAATCCGGTGTGGCCACCTTTCGGGGAAAGGAAGGGCTGTGGTCGAAGTTTAAGCCACAGGAGCTGGCCAACATGGACGCTTTCATGGCTAATCCTGACTTAGTTTGGGAATGGTATCAGCACCGCCGGGATATCCTCACAACCGTCAAGCCCAATCCCGGCCATATGGCGCTCGCGAGGTGGGAGGAACTCGCTCCGAAATTTACTTTAGTGACCCAGAACGTGGACGGACTTCATCTCATGGCGGGGAGTCGAAACGTTCTTGAACTTCATGGTAATATTAGAATTAATAGATGCAATCGCTGCGGATCCGAAAGCTCGATGGAAGAGATCACCTTTGCCGGGAAAGTCCCTATGTGCCCCTGTGGAGGGATGCTCAGGCCGGGGGTGGTCTGGTTTGGCGAGATGCTTCCGCCGGGAGTCTTTGAGGCTGCGGCTGAAGCCTCTCAGCGCTGCGATCTCTTCTTGACGATCGGAACCTCGGCAGTGGTCTACCCGGCGGCGTCTCTGCCCGAAATCGCTCTATCACGGGGGATCCCCGTCATAGAGGTAAATATGGAGGAAACTCCGCTCAGCGGTTCGGTGACCTACCATCTGTTGGGACCTGCCGGCACGATCCTGCCGGAACTTGTGGAAATATTCGAACGCGGACGTCGGGATTCATCTTCCGGAAGCGTAGCACAATGA
- the rpsT gene encoding 30S ribosomal protein S20: MKTAAAARLRNRRDRARCRAAEKHVLNATDIAAARTALMEAYALMDRMVHKGLFHRNAAARRKAALAHRVNRMQA, translated from the coding sequence ATGAAGACGGCCGCCGCCGCCCGGCTTCGCAACCGTCGGGATCGCGCACGCTGCCGCGCCGCCGAAAAACACGTTCTGAATGCGACCGATATCGCAGCGGCTCGGACCGCCCTGATGGAAGCGTACGCCTTGATGGACCGCATGGTTCACAAAGGGCTATTCCATCGCAATGCGGCGGCCCGGCGAAAGGCAGCTTTGGCACACCGCGTAAACCGAATGCAAGCGTAG
- the guaB gene encoding IMP dehydrogenase — protein sequence MAHEKIECLGITFDDVLLLPAYSEVIPSQAIVRTRFSRRIALNIPLVSAAMDTVSEAALCIALAREGGIGVVHKNMSVEAQAAEVTRVKRSESATILKPHTLPPNARVGDALKLMRDKGISGIPVVSGEELHGIVTDRDLRFEEDYARPLRDIMTPRDRLITAPLGTDLDTAKRILQKHRIEKLLLVDGQGRLAGLVTAKDILKRSLFPNACKDEEGRLRAAAAVGVREDTMDRAHALVEAGVDALVVDTAHGHSVNVIRMVERLRAEFPAPDLIAGNVVTADGAEALVKAGADAVKIGVGPGSICTTRVVAGVGMPQVTAILEVIRATRERGIPAVADGGIRYSGDIAKAIAAGADSVMIGSLFAGTEESPGEMILLEGRSYKQFRGMGSVGAMKQGSADRYFQSAADASGKFVPEGIEGRVPYKGKLADTVFQLVGGLRAAMGYCGARDIAELHRNARLVQASSAGYRESHPHDVIITREAPNYERPR from the coding sequence TTGGCTCACGAAAAAATCGAATGTCTCGGGATCACCTTTGACGACGTTCTGCTGCTCCCGGCCTATTCCGAAGTGATCCCCTCGCAGGCCATTGTTCGCACTCGCTTCAGCCGTCGAATCGCTCTCAACATTCCGCTCGTTTCGGCGGCCATGGATACGGTCAGCGAGGCGGCTCTGTGTATTGCGCTGGCCCGCGAAGGCGGTATCGGTGTTGTCCACAAGAACATGTCGGTGGAAGCGCAAGCGGCCGAGGTCACGCGAGTCAAGCGGAGTGAATCGGCAACGATTCTCAAGCCGCATACGTTGCCTCCCAATGCCCGAGTGGGAGACGCTCTGAAATTAATGCGTGACAAGGGAATCAGCGGGATCCCGGTCGTCAGCGGCGAAGAACTGCATGGAATCGTGACCGACCGCGACCTGCGTTTCGAGGAAGACTATGCTCGGCCCTTGCGCGACATCATGACTCCGCGAGATCGTTTGATTACCGCGCCACTCGGGACCGACCTGGACACGGCCAAAAGGATCCTGCAGAAGCATCGGATCGAGAAATTGCTGCTGGTAGATGGTCAGGGACGACTGGCGGGACTGGTCACGGCCAAGGACATTCTGAAGCGATCACTGTTTCCCAATGCCTGCAAGGACGAAGAGGGCCGGCTTCGCGCGGCGGCGGCCGTGGGAGTGCGAGAGGACACAATGGATCGTGCCCATGCGCTCGTGGAAGCCGGAGTGGACGCTCTGGTCGTGGATACGGCTCACGGACACTCCGTCAACGTCATCCGCATGGTGGAACGACTGCGGGCGGAGTTCCCGGCCCCGGACCTCATCGCCGGCAACGTCGTAACGGCCGATGGGGCGGAGGCACTTGTCAAGGCGGGAGCGGATGCGGTGAAAATCGGCGTGGGACCGGGTTCGATCTGCACCACCCGGGTCGTGGCGGGAGTGGGAATGCCGCAGGTCACGGCGATTCTTGAGGTGATTCGCGCGACCCGCGAGCGAGGCATTCCGGCCGTTGCCGATGGCGGGATTCGCTATTCGGGCGACATCGCCAAGGCCATTGCCGCCGGAGCGGATTCGGTGATGATCGGCAGCCTCTTCGCGGGTACGGAGGAGAGTCCGGGCGAGATGATTCTTCTGGAGGGCCGCAGCTACAAGCAGTTCCGGGGAATGGGTTCGGTGGGAGCCATGAAGCAAGGCAGCGCCGACCGTTATTTCCAGTCGGCGGCCGATGCCAGTGGCAAGTTTGTTCCCGAGGGAATCGAAGGCCGCGTCCCCTACAAGGGGAAGCTGGCGGACACGGTGTTCCAACTCGTGGGGGGATTGCGAGCGGCGATGGGGTATTGCGGGGCTCGCGACATCGCAGAGTTGCACCGGAACGCGCGGCTTGTTCAAGCCTCGTCAGCCGGTTATCGTGAGAGCCATCCCCATGACGTGATTATCACGCGGGAAGCTCCCAATTACGAGCGGCCGCGCTGA